In Siniperca chuatsi isolate FFG_IHB_CAS linkage group LG20, ASM2008510v1, whole genome shotgun sequence, the following proteins share a genomic window:
- the LOC122867315 gene encoding retinol dehydrogenase 13-like isoform X2, with the protein MGCRDMGKCEEAAKEIRGKTLNPHVYACRLDLASMKSIREFAERIKQEEQRVDVLINNAGVMRCPAWKTEDGFDMQFGVNHLGHFLLTNLLLDKLKESAPSRVINLASLAHIVGKIDFEDLNWEKKKFDTKQAYCQSKLANVLFTRELAKRLQGTGVTVNAVHPGVVATELGRHTGLHQSQFSSSVLSPFFSLLVKSPELGAQPSVYLAVSEEMEGVTGRYYDVMTEKEPAPQALDEEAARSLWEVSSRLVGLEEGGQSAKSNPPAEGQSIAAQTDPAQTQGQSPGPSVSTAGL; encoded by the exons ATGGGATGTCGGGACATGGGGAAGTGCGAGGAAGCTGCGAAGGAAATACGAGGGAAGACCCTCAATCCTCACGTTTACGCGTGTCGCCTCGACCTGGCCTCCATGAAATCCATCCGAGAGTTTGCGGAGAGAATcaaacaag AGGAGCAGCGTGTGGATGTACTGATAAACAATGCAGGGGTCATGAGATGTCCAGCATGGAAGACAGAAGACGGCTTTGACATGCAGTTTGGAGTTAACCACTTAG GCCACTTCTTGTTGACAAATCTTCTGCTGGATAAGTTGAAAGAGTCCGCCCCCAGCAGAGTGATCAACCTGGCCTCACTCGCCCACATCGTTGGAAAGATTGACTTTGAGGACTTGAACTGGGAGAAGAAGAAGTTTGATACCAAGCAGGCGTACTGTCAGAGCAAGCTTGCCAATGTTCTGTTCACCAGAGAGCTCGCCAAGCGATTACAAG GCACAGGAGTCACGGTGAATGCTGTGCACCCAGGCGTTGTTGCCACGGAGCTCGGGAGGCACACGGGTCTGCACCAATCACAGTTCTCAAGCTCTGTGCTCA GTCCCTTCTTCTCCCTGTTGGTGAAGAGCCCAGAGCTGGGGGCCCAGCCTAGCGTCTACCTGGCCGTGTCCGAGGAGATGGAGGGGGTGACGGGAAGGTACTATGATGTGATGACAGAAAAGGAACCAGCACCCCAGGCCCTGGATGAGGAGGCAGCTCGCAGTCTGTGGGAGGTCAGCAGCAGGCTGGTGGGTCTGGAGGAGGGGGGACAGTCCGCCAAGTCAAACCCACCAGCAGAAGGCCAGAGCATAGCTGCACAGACAGACCCAGCTCAGACACAAGGACAGAGCCCAGGACCATCTGTCAGTACTGCGGGGCTGTAG
- the LOC122867315 gene encoding retinol dehydrogenase 13-like isoform X1, protein MSKYILPVSVFGTLFGCAVLLKNHVTGGRCTSKATINGKTVVITGANAGIGKETARELARRGGRIIMGCRDMGKCEEAAKEIRGKTLNPHVYACRLDLASMKSIREFAERIKQEEQRVDVLINNAGVMRCPAWKTEDGFDMQFGVNHLGHFLLTNLLLDKLKESAPSRVINLASLAHIVGKIDFEDLNWEKKKFDTKQAYCQSKLANVLFTRELAKRLQGTGVTVNAVHPGVVATELGRHTGLHQSQFSSSVLSPFFSLLVKSPELGAQPSVYLAVSEEMEGVTGRYYDVMTEKEPAPQALDEEAARSLWEVSSRLVGLEEGGQSAKSNPPAEGQSIAAQTDPAQTQGQSPGPSVSTAGL, encoded by the exons ATGAGCAAATATATTTTACCTGTTTCAGTTTTTGGAACATTGTTTGGATGCGCTGTTTTACTGAA GAACCATGTGACCGGAGGCCGGTGTACTAGTAAGGCCACCATTAATGGGAAGACTGTGGTTATTACAGGAGCCAACGCGGGCATCGGGAAAGAGACTGCCCGGGAACTGGCCCGGAGAG GGGGTCGGATCATTATGGGATGTCGGGACATGGGGAAGTGCGAGGAAGCTGCGAAGGAAATACGAGGGAAGACCCTCAATCCTCACGTTTACGCGTGTCGCCTCGACCTGGCCTCCATGAAATCCATCCGAGAGTTTGCGGAGAGAATcaaacaag AGGAGCAGCGTGTGGATGTACTGATAAACAATGCAGGGGTCATGAGATGTCCAGCATGGAAGACAGAAGACGGCTTTGACATGCAGTTTGGAGTTAACCACTTAG GCCACTTCTTGTTGACAAATCTTCTGCTGGATAAGTTGAAAGAGTCCGCCCCCAGCAGAGTGATCAACCTGGCCTCACTCGCCCACATCGTTGGAAAGATTGACTTTGAGGACTTGAACTGGGAGAAGAAGAAGTTTGATACCAAGCAGGCGTACTGTCAGAGCAAGCTTGCCAATGTTCTGTTCACCAGAGAGCTCGCCAAGCGATTACAAG GCACAGGAGTCACGGTGAATGCTGTGCACCCAGGCGTTGTTGCCACGGAGCTCGGGAGGCACACGGGTCTGCACCAATCACAGTTCTCAAGCTCTGTGCTCA GTCCCTTCTTCTCCCTGTTGGTGAAGAGCCCAGAGCTGGGGGCCCAGCCTAGCGTCTACCTGGCCGTGTCCGAGGAGATGGAGGGGGTGACGGGAAGGTACTATGATGTGATGACAGAAAAGGAACCAGCACCCCAGGCCCTGGATGAGGAGGCAGCTCGCAGTCTGTGGGAGGTCAGCAGCAGGCTGGTGGGTCTGGAGGAGGGGGGACAGTCCGCCAAGTCAAACCCACCAGCAGAAGGCCAGAGCATAGCTGCACAGACAGACCCAGCTCAGACACAAGGACAGAGCCCAGGACCATCTGTCAGTACTGCGGGGCTGTAG
- the sbk1 gene encoding serine/threonine-protein kinase SBK1 — protein sequence MQDHGGERQVASSLSHSVKASLSLSPSGPGRVGSGGGSPTSKMGYCGGVPVEDMQALAITSLSAADVAKQYEHIRELGKGTYGKVDLVAHRTQGNKMALKFVTKNKTKLKSFLREYSLTGSLSCSPFIIKVLDVLFETEDSYVFGQEYAPAGDLFDIIPPQVGLPEEMVKRCMQQLGLALDFMHSKNLVHRDVKPENVLLFDRECRRIKLADFGMTRRVGCRVKRVSGTIPYTAPEVCRASRAEGFLVTTSLDVWAFGVLVFCMLTGNFPWEAALPADAFYEEFRRWQKAGCPVGTYPSQWRRFTDDALRMFQRLLAVEPEKRCGVKDVFCFVKYELVSELRRRASCRAKRGERSSSGVCTGSCTSSSSSTSSRSSHRHPEPSTPPGTSCLRPAPLKRSVLSDPLSPREESGQHQSPGRDKNKSQMVMATAIEICV from the exons ATGCAGGACcatggaggagagagacaggtcgcCAGCAG TCTGTCCCACAGCGTCAAGGCGagcctgtctctttctccatctggGCCGGGACGGGTGGGCAGCGGTGGGGGCTCCCCTACGTCTAAGATGGGCTACTGCGGAGGGGTGCCTGTGGAGGACATGCAGGCCCTGGCCATCACTTCTCTGTCGGCAGCAGACGTAGCCAAGCAATATGAGCACATCCGTGAGCTGGGGAAGGGCACGTACGGCAAGGTGGACCTGGTGGCACATCGGACGCAGG GCAACAAAATGGCGCTGAAGTTTGTTACCAAGAACAAGACGAAGCTCAAGAGTTTCCTGAGGGAGTACAGTCTAACAGGCTCACTTAGCTGCAGCCCTTTCATTATCAAAGTCCTGGACGTGCTTTTTGAGACGGAGGACAGCTATGTGTTTGGACAAGAATATGCCCCCGCTGGGGACCTTTTCGACATCATCCCCCCACAG GTGGGTTTGCCAGAGGAAATGGTCAAACGCTGCATGCAACAACTGGGCTTGGCCTTGGACTTTATGCACAGTAAAAACCTGGTGCATCGGGATGTCAAACCTGAGAATGTGCTCCTATTTGACCGTGAGTGCCGCCGCATCAAGCTGGCCGACTTTGGTATGACCCGACGCGTGGGCTGCCGTGTGAAACGGGTGAGTGGCACCATCCCTTATACAGCGCCAGAGGTGTGCCGCGCTAGCCGTGCTGAGGGTTTCCTTGTGACCACCAGTCTAGATGTGTGGGCGTTCGGCGTGCTGGTCTTCTGTATGCTGACAGGCAATTTCCCCTGGGAGGCAGCGCTGCCGGCCGACGCGTTCTACGAGGAGTTTCGGCGCTGGCAGAAAGCAGGGTGTCCTGTGGGAACGTACCCATCTCAGTGGCGCCGCTTCACTGATGATGCCTTGCGCATGTTTCAGAGGCTGCTCGCCGTTGAGCCGGAAAAACGCTGTGGTGTCAAGGACGTCTTCTGCTTTGTCAAGTACGAGCTGGTCAGCGAGCTAAGGCGCAGAGCATCCTGCCGAGCCAAGAGAGGTGAGAGGTCAAGCTCTGGAGTGTGCACTGGCAGTTGCacttcctcctcgtcctccacTTCATCACGTTCCTCCCATAGACACCCTGAGCCCTCCACCCCTCCAGGAACATCCTGCCTGCGCCCGGCACCGCTCAAACGTAGTGTCCTCTCCGACCCGTTATCTCCCAGAGAGGAGTCCGGACAGCATCAGTCTCCCGGCCGAGACAAGAACAAAAGCCAGATGGTAATGGCAACTGCCATTGAAATCTGTGTGTGA